One genomic region from Quercus robur chromosome 4, dhQueRobu3.1, whole genome shotgun sequence encodes:
- the LOC126724236 gene encoding protein IQ-DOMAIN 11-like: protein MPVKRKHISGIWYGHKLDLFFFLVLTDCIVLINICGRVLQASKALRALRGIVKLQAIIRGRAVRRQAITTLKCLQSIVNIQSQASTRRFGTVEGTWSYDESKELQNWKDKITRIDTNNQRWWNDSVLSKKEADALFMSKKEAINKRERIKEYWFSHRKSAETDPNKVNGRWRYWLDQWVDTQITRSRELEDLDSVLTSNPRQTDDCGRRQLKLRNVKGQNNFEGLDSPIFVPKRSIHHRRRCSLGDHSTLSSSLVPTYMAVTESAKAKVRSMSSPKTRLGNFDTRSESYSPYKNKLSLISSVTTEVPSGGRIGKTNGYQQRSPNLKGLPGPIKSGQMVKDLSFNSECSLQIWDRHGGFR, encoded by the exons ATGCCTGttaaaagaaaacatatatcAGGAATTTGGTATGGACACAAATTagacctttttttctttttagttctcACAGATTGCATAGTTTTAATCAACATATGTGGGAGGGTTTTGCAGGCAAGTAAAGCCTTGCGGGCATTGAGGGGAATTGTGAAACTTCAAGCTATTATTCGAGGCAGAGCTGTAAGACGCCAAGCTATAACTACCCTAAAGTGCTTGCAGTCTATTGTAAATATTCAGTCACAGGCCAGCACAAGAAGATTTGGAACGGTGGAAGGCACTTGGAGTTATGATGAAAGTAAAGAATTGCAGAATTGGAAAGACAAGATAACAAGG ATAGACACAAACAATCAAAGATGGTGGAATGATAGTGTATTGTCAAAGAAAGAGGCAGATGCATTATTTATGAGTAAGAAAGAGGCCATAAATAAGAGAGAACGAATAAAGGAATACTGGTTTAGCCATCGG AAATCGGCAGAAACAGATCCAAACAAGGTAAACGGAAGATGGAGATACTGGTTGGACCAATGGGTAGACACACAAATTACTAGAAGTAGAGAACTTGAAGATTTGGACTCAGTTTTGACTTCAAATCCAAGACAAACCGATGACTGTGGAAGAAGACAACTTAAGCTAAGAAATGTAAAGGGACAGAATAATTTTGAAGGATTGGATTCTCCAATATTTGTTCCCAAAAGATCAATTCATCATAGGAGGCGATGCTCATTGGGAGATCATAGTACTTTGTCAAGCTCTCTTGTTCCAACTTACATGGCTGTAACTGAATCTGCAAAGGCAAAAGTGAGATCAATGAGCTCACCAAAAACACGGCTCGGGAATTTCGATACACGCTCTGAAAGCTATTCACCATATAAGAATAAGTTGTCTCTCATATCCTCTGTTACTACTGAAGTGCCAAGTGGTGGCAGGATTGGCAAGACTAATGGTTACCAGCAAAGATCTCCTAACTTGAAAGGCCTTCCAGGTCCTATAAAATCCGGACAGATGGTAAAGGATCTCAGCTTTAACTCAGAGTGTTCATTGCAGATTTGGGATAGACATGGTGGCTTCAGATAA